The following coding sequences are from one Triticum aestivum cultivar Chinese Spring chromosome 5A, IWGSC CS RefSeq v2.1, whole genome shotgun sequence window:
- the LOC123107254 gene encoding uncharacterized protein yields the protein MASQLVESHRAGAEVHKGNDICKKKTVELLEVLGLPKGLFPMDDIEEVGHNCESGFVWILQKKKKEHMFNKLNQTVSYDTEVTAFVEKGKMKKVTGVKVEEFSLVEVYVDESSADKVTIKTDTGLSDTHDAAVFALGE from the coding sequence ATGGCGTCCCAGCTGGTTGAGAGCCACCGTGCCGGCGCCGAGGTCCACAAGGGGAACGATATCTGCAAGAAGAAGACCGTCGAGCTTCTCGAAGTGCTTGGCCTCCCGAAAGGCCTCTTTCCTATGGATGACATCGAGGAGGTCGGGCACAACTGTGAGAGTGGGTTCGTGTGGATActtcaaaagaagaagaaagagcacATGTTCAACAAGCTCAACCAGACCGTCTCCTACGACACTGAGGTGACCGCTTTTGTGGAAAAGGGCAAGATGAAGAAGGTCACCGGGGTCAAGGTCGAAGAGTTTTCTTTGGTCGAGGTCTATGTAGATGAGTCTTCTGCTGATAAGGTCACCATCAAGACCGACACCGGTCTGTCTGACACCCATGATGCGGCCGTGTTCGCTCTCGGAGAATAG
- the LOC123104186 gene encoding splicing factor U2af small subunit A produces the protein MAEHLASIFGTEKDRVNCPFYFKIGACRHGDRCSRLHNKPSVSPTLLLCNMYQRPDMITPGVDAQGNPIDPVKIQGDFEDFYEDIFDELSKHGEVENLHVCDNLADHLIGNVYVQFREEDQATKALQALQGRFYSGRPIIAEFSPVTDFREATCRQFEEHNCNRGGYCNFMHVKEIGRDLRKRLYGHLHRSRRSHSRSSRSPSPYRHHARDRDRSSRSRDRGDYYGGSLDRGDYGDYYHHSRRSSERNRNYDSDGSRLRRRHRSRTRSPVREGSEERRAKIEQWNREREAPARQGSEERRAKIEQWNRERETAQA, from the coding sequence ATGGCCGAGCACCTCGCGTCGATCTTCGGCACGGAGAAGGACCGCGTGAACTGCCCGTTCTACTTCAAGATCGGCGCGTGCCGGCACGGCGACCGCTGCTCCCGCCTGCACAACAAGCCGTCCGTCTCGCCCACGCTGCTGCTCTGCAACATGTACCAGCGCCCCGACATGATCACCCCGGGCGTGGACGCGCAGGGCAACCCCATCGACCCCGTCAAGATCCAGGGCGACTTCGAGGACTTCTACGAGGACATCTTCGACGAGCTCAGCAAGCACGGCGAGGTCGAGAACCTGCACGTCTGCGACAACCTCGCCGACCACCTCATCGGCAACGTCTACGTGCAGTTCAGGGAGGAGGACCAGGCCACCAAGGCGCTCCAGGCGCTGCAGGGGAGGTTCTACTCGGGCCGCCCCATCATTGCTGAGTTCTCGCCCGTCACCGACTTCCGGGAGGCCACCTGCCGGCAGTTCGAGGAGCACAACTGCAACCGTGGAGGGTACTGCAACTTCATGCATGTCAAGGAGATTGGCAGGGACCTGAGGAAGAGGCTGTATGGGCACCTGCATAGGTCCAGGAGGAGCCACAGCAGGAGCAGCCGGAGCCCGAGCCCCTACCGTCACCACGCCAGGGACCGTGATCGCTCCTCGCGGTCTAGGGACCGTGGCGACTACTATGGAGGCAGCCTGGACCGTGGTGACTACGGCGACTACTACCACCATAGCCGGAGGAGCAGCGAGAGGAACCGCAACTATGACAGCGATGGGAGCAGGCTGCGCCGGCGACACAGGTCTAGGACTAGGAGCCCGGTCAGGGAGGGCAGCGAGGAGAGGAGGGCGAAGATCGAGCAGTGGAACCGTGAAAGGGAGGCGCCTGCCAGGCAGGGCAGCGAGGAGAGGAGGGCGAAGATCGAGCAGTGGAACCGTGAGAGGGAGACGGCGCAGGCGTGA